caactcactgcagcctccacctccggggctcaagtgatcctcttacctcagcaccacccccacccccagtcacagggactataggcacacaccactatgcctggctaatttttgcatttttttttttttttacagagatagagtttcatcatgttgcccaggctggtctcgaattcctaggcttaagcaattcacctgccttggcctcccaaaatgctaggattgcaggtgtgagcaaccacacccagctcccatttcttgtttgtggATATACCTTTCTTTCGCTTATTGATAACAGGAGGGGCCTTTCACTATAGGTCAGTcccatctctttttttattatttatttatttatttatttatttttttttttgagacagagtctctctctgtcacccaggctggagtgcagtggctcgatctctgctcactgcaagctccacctcctgggttcacgccattctcctacctcagtctcccgagtagctgggactacaggcgcccaccaccatgcccggctaattttttgcatttttagtagaggcgggatttcactgtgttagccaggatggtctcgatctcctgaccttgtgatccacccgcctcagcctcccaaggtgctgggattacaggcatgagccaccgcgcccagcaatcCCATCTCTTATTGGAAATTATCAGTCTATTGTAGTACAGGCAAATAAATGTACCATTTGGATACAAAAGACTCTTCCGACTTATTCTCCCCACCCCTCAAACCATTAATATCCAGCTGGCCATTAATCTTAGACTAAAACTCAGTTGCTCTACAATGATCTACATTTCTTCAACCTCCTTCAGTGCCTAGAAAGTCATTCTACTTTTAAACTCTGTTGTTGAGTATGCCTTGGAGATGTTTTTGCTGTATTTTGGTTTAACCCTATGTTTCACAGAAGTTCCATCACTAGCCATAGATTTCTCCCCGATGATCTGATGTAATCTGATTTGCTTGATGCTTTATCATCTTTATTCTTCACTCCCcacccctttctccctctccttctctccctccctcgacCTCCAAGGCAAATTGATCACTTGTTTTTTGGTGGTAACCAAATAGTTAACTTGGTTCTGCTACTTGGTATTTTTTGGTGTAGTATGTAGCAAAATCACCTAAGACATCTGCCTCTGTATCCCCTccccaaatgaaaagaaataaaatttaaaacttcaagaCACTATGAGAATAAAAACAGCTTTAGCTATTAACCTGTATATAAGTTTTTAGCAATAGTCAGTAGTAGGCCTTATTTGAAAATCTTCAAATAAGTGGTAAAAGTGAAATTTTGTTCATTTCCTAGCCTGCTATTTGAGgcttattttctctctcattataaacatcattattatttattttgatttatcttCACAAAATAATACAGTAATAAATAACAGGGATTTATCTATCAGAAACTATATTAACAGTTTtagtaaaatacttaaaatttgcaAAATGCAAATCCTCTGAGCTATGAAGCCAATCTTAGATTTGTAAGCGATTTTTGTTTTACTCTGAATATGTTATTTGCCTCATATTCCCAGTGCCTAGGACAGTGTTTAACACATTGTATGCACCAAGTTTTCTGTAAGCCTAACctctatattttatctttaacttCGTTAAGAAATTAAGATTGGATTTGGCAAAaaggacatttatttttcttgatattcATTTATAAGTGTTTGAGTaagccttaaatttttttctttattattccattttcccCACATTTGAATTAAGTATTTACTCAGAGCTGCCTTCTTTAAGCAGCTTATAGTGATACTATTTTGACCTTGGTCAGAAATCACAATTTAAAACTGGCTGCTATCCAGCTTCTATCAGAAGTACATTTGAGAGAAGTGTTATTTAAGAAAAGATTGCTGGGAAAGGACATTTAGTTCATCTCCTCTCTGTATTCTGAGCTGTTTCTGTTTCAAGTTAGATCTGTGAATGCTACTTTCTTAGGAAATGCAGTGTGTGTTCTCGATTTCATCAAGGATAAATAATGGAAAACAAATCATATAAAAACTAATTGCTGTGTTTGAAAAACTATCAGGGGCACTGCCATGATGTCATTTAATTTCCCCCAGAAAAGCTTACCATGAGAAATGTCTTAGAAtctgtgtcagaaaaaaaaaaaaaaaaaaaagacttctcgGAAGGGTTAGTAGACTTGTTTCTGATTATGAGGAACGTTTTCTTTCCTCTTGACTGTTGGACAACTCAGTGCAAAATTTTCATACTACATGGCAGCAACTCTGTAAGTCCTTCCTAAACATGTCTTCAAAGAAATTCTGTGCTGAAAAAAGATTGgctttaaatagaaaaaagagataaagcaTTTGGCAAGCACCTTTTTAATATGTATTGCCAAGCTAGGCCAGTgagcctctttttattttatgtattttttctttgattagaAAACGTTGTGTGACGTGATCCTCATGGTCCAGGAAAGAAAGATACCTGCTCATCGTGTTGTTCTTGCTGCAGCAAgtcatttttttaacttaatgttcACAAGTAAGTATCTTAAGGTAAAACATGCCATTATTTCTTCTATGAGAATGAAGTAAAATCTAAAAGAGAATatgtcatttttctaatttttaaagcagTTAAGAACTTaaggctgcagaacagtgaaGAGACTGAAAAAGTAGCCAGCTGataaccaaaggaaaaaatgtcCTTTCATTAGACATAAAGGCCTGATGCCTTTATAGATGGAGGTATAGCGTCAACTTAAAAGCCCAGGgttgaggtggaggttgcagtgagccgagatcgcgccactgcgctccaacctgggcgtcagagcgagactctatctcaaaaaaaagcccAGCGCTTTCTTTTTAACCTCAGGtggaaagacaaagaaacagataaatttcataatattttagcCAGCaagttaaacttaaaaaaaaatagatatagcaTATTGTGCTAGAAAGAACCCTGGATTTGGTGTTGAGAACTGGGTCCAACTCCTACTTCCTCTACTTAGTACTATTTTATGAGCttgggaagaaaacaaaatctagtTTTGTGTTTCTGTTAATATggtctttaaattaaaaaaaaagtacactaaTTCACTGTTTTCTTAGCTTAATTTAAGGCACATCTTGTGTGGagaattaatttgcatttactaTAGGAATGTTGGGCTTGCTGGGGTATTTTCTTCCAGAGAGAACTGTCCtgttatttttctccatatttaaCATGGCCTGGAATGCCGTGGTTCCTCAGTCAAACTTGTGGTATTACAGATGCCATTTATGTTTCTTCTCTTCATTGTAGCTAACATGCTTGAATCAAAGTCCTTTGAAGTAGAACTCAAAGATGCTGAACCTGATATTATTGAACAACTTGTGGAATTTGCTTATACTGCTAGGTGAGTTAAgaaggattatttttattttagagaagtAATGTTGGTATCTGCCATGGCAAAGCATTGTTGTAACAAATGGTTGCACTACAaattcttcaaaatgaaaaaccGCAAGGATGGAAGAGTTTGAGTATCCTATGCCATACTGATTCAAGGACTGAAAgtttaattttgtgtttaatttcaGGGGCTATTAGGATACGTTCTACagtaacatttaaataataaaaaatcatggGTAACTAATATTCCCTCTAACTTATTTGCAGAATTTCCGTGAATAGCAACAATGTTCAGTCTTTgttggatgcagcaaaccaataTCAGATTGAACCTGTGAAGAAAATGtgtgttgattttttgaaagaacAAGTTGATGCTTCAAATTGCCTTGGTAAGAAATATCAGATTcctgttgtgtgtttttttttgtttgttttatcctcaatttgtaatttaatttttttaaaaggctgattATAAGTATCCTCATTTAACCTTAAAGACATTGTCCACTAGAACATTTTCTAGTAATAAAATTTAAGAGGGGCTTAGAGCGATGCATAttagcctgggcagcagcaagcttattaaatattatatcaacattttctaaaacaaaatggcATTTATAATGGTTTTTCATGGATCGAGGACAAGGAATAAGGATTGCATGTGGTGATAGTAACATGATTAtgaatgtttccttttatttaagcACTTATGATATGCTAAAGTCTGTCACAGATAAGGCAACTTATAGTTaggtaacttgcctgaggtcacatagctagtataTGAAGGAGCTGGCATTGGAACTCAAGTAATCTAATTCTTAGCTACTACACCTTGCTGCTTCCCCACATTGTCAAAATGATGTTTTATACTAGAAAATATAACCTTAGTCTATAAATTAAGATACTAACTGAGGGACTGCTATAGCCGTTCATTTTGAAGCTATTAataaagtattttctattttgtgataGGAGAAGCAGAAAAAGTTGATCAGAGCCTTCCAGAGTGTGGTATGCTTTTGGCTATGTGATGATCCTTAGTGGCACATGAATGAACGTCCAGATGTTTGTGCAGTAGCCCACCCTTATCTGcaggatatgttccaagacccccagtgaatgcctgaaactgcagatagtactgaatcctatatatactgtgtttttttctatGATACATACATGCCTATGATGTTTAATTTCTAAACTAGACagtaaaaaattaacaacaatagTAAAATAGAACAACTTtaacaatatgccagcatcactactcttatattttggggccattattaagtaaaataagggttacttgaacagaGCACTGCAGTACTAGGGTAGTCCACTTCATAACCAGGACGTTTACTTAAGTGACAGACAGGCAGGTAGGTTAAACAGCATGGATATGCTGGTCAAAGGGATGATTTCTGTCCCAGGCAGGATGGAGCAGGATgatgtgagatttcatcacacaaCTCAAAACAGCATACAATTTCAAACgtatgaattatttctggaattttccatttaatgtttttgaatgacagaaagcaaaaccatggatAAGAGGGACTACTCTAATTCCATTTTCCTTCCCTTGCTGTGATTCAGAGGCTTTAAAGAAAGGGAAGAGCGCTGGGATAGGAGTGCTAGGAAagcagggaggaaagaaaagtagAATGAAGAAAAGTATAAAGAGGGGTCAGAGATTCAAGTCAGTGCTAAGGTATTTGACCCAGGGGAAAAGAAGAGGGGTGCTAATGACAAGAACTCAAAGACTGAGGCAAAGGGCTCCTGGAGATGCTTCAGAATTTTGGCAAGCCTCCTCTGTCTCTACTTTTTCTAGGCTTTCCTCCTTCTGGACACTTTAGTACTCCTTCCTGCATACCCCCTCACTGtgagcacagagagagagatcttGGAAGGCAGGTAGGAAAGAAGCAGAATAAATTTCAAGAGGGAGTAAAAGCCAGGTGAAGGGAACAAAAATGAGACTTAGCCTAATATCCAGAAAAGGAATTGGACTAGATGGAGCAGGAAGAGAAGCAGCTATGCAGGTGAATATATtgatggaatttttaaaaggtagcCATGGGTCTAGGTATTGAAAAGATCCCTATGTTAGGAAATAAAAGGCCAATCTCTAATCCTAGGTATACAGCAGAGACACTCTGGCATGAGTTCTTCCATCTCTTTGGGCCATAGTTGGGGCTTCACTCATCAATAAGATTTATATTCCTAAGATTTCAGCTTACTtccattatataaataattatcttcAGACAATGTACTATAAAAAGGTAATTACCTTAATTAAGTTTTTTGAAGATGATGGCTTGTGTATGTTTCTATAACTCTCTAGCACTCTAAATTTCCTCCTGGGGTGATTCAACTACAAAGAAGAATGGCTGAAATATAGGTAGGTAGTAGATGTGGTGGTGCAAAGCATAGTGTGAAACTTGGAGTTAGTCTGTGCTAAGCACATCTTAGGCTTTGGGCTTCTGAGGATACCCTCAGTTTTGCCTCTGGATACCTTCTATCCTCATTGTTCACAAAGCTGGGAGGAAGGACAGCCCAGCAACCTAGAAAGTAGCCTGACTCCTGGCTAAGCTTGTGGCAAAGACAGTGGCCCAGCCAGGTGAGCCAACTGCCATAGCCCAGTAACTGGTGAAACTGCTTCTGCTTGCTTTCTGTTTAGCTCTGAGCATGGCTCTCAATGTCAGCTGATTGGAGAATTCCTATCATAGTTTTCACCACCTGTCAATTCTCTGCTGCCCAGAAAGTGTCCAACAATCGGGCTTCCACAAATGCTAAAGGGACCAGTGGCAGCTGATGGAATCGGGCAAAGATCATATAAAACATTAAACCCagtaccagcctggtcaacacggtgaaatcccatctctaccaaaaaaatacaaaaattagccgagcgcaggcgtggtggcacacacccgtagtcccagctgctccggaggctgaggcgggaaaatcgtttgaaccaagaggcggaggttgcagtgagccgaaatcatgccactgcactgcagctgcatgacagagtgagaccctgtctcaaaaaaaaaaaaaaaaaaaaaaaaaaagagagaaacccaGTAgtttgaggaacagaaaaccaagctaAACAGCCAAAATGAATGGCTCCTGTAAGGCAAATTTAATGTAAGAAATAGTGGTGAtggcgcgcctgtagtccaagccactccggaggctgaggagggaaaaaccacttgaactgggaggcggaggttgtagtgaatgagccaagactgcgccactgcactctagcctggactacagagtgagactctgtctcaagaaaaaaaaaaaaagaaaaagaagcgaACTTAAAAACATGATATGTAAAAATATGGTTTTACAGTTTTTTGACATTCAATTGTATTGAAAAATGGAATGGATACTCTTAAAAATCAACCCGAAGAAGATCAAACAGGAAGTTGCCTCATGatgcaaaacaaaaatgcaaaggaaGCCACTAGTGAGAAgataaaagaaagggaaggaaaatacaGGAACTGCAGTGTGAGGTAGGAGTTCCAGAAGAAACAGATGGAGAAAGCAATAATCGAATAAGACGACGACTtctttgggttttaaaaaaaaaaaaagaaaaaaaaaatctctcggACTAAGTTATACTGAGTGCTAAACCTGATCAATGAACTAAAATATTCCTCCCTCAGATATATTCTAGTGATATTTTTCACCTTCAGAGATCAAAAAAGAGCTTACATTTGGGGTGATAAAAgtgttctggaactagatagtggTGACTGtggtacaacattgtgaatgtagtAAATGTCACAGtaagttttatgtgtattttactacaataaaaaaaaaagtgaccctATGGCTAGCAGGTCCCAAAAGAAACTCCTgcacccattagcagtcactccccattcttcCTCTGGCAGCTCTGGCAACCATGAATCTGCTTTCTGCCcctataaatttgcctattctgagtGTTTCATATAAACTGAATCATACCAAAGATGGCCCTATGTGTCTGGCCTCTTTGAGCACAGTGTTTTTagggttcatccatattgtagcatttatcagtacttcctttctttttacggctaaataatattccattgcatggatataccaAAATGTGTTTATCCATTTAATGATTGGTGAATGTTTGAATTGTTTCCAAGCCAGCACattttatagagaaaaaggaaagcgcTGGTTAACtcgaaccaaaaaaaaaaaaaaaaagtgctttctGCCATCTGGGACCTTGGCTGTGGATCAGGTGAGTGCACAGGTCAGACCAAAACCCTGCGGTTGGCATGGCTTGGGCCTCTGTCCATGGTTGCAGGGGCATCTCCGCAGCTACTGCATGCAATGATCATGGGGGCCCCAGCCCTGGGCTTAGGCGAGGGTGCCGTGTTGTTGTACATCACCAAACACTTCAAGCTGAGGCACCTCTCCAGCAGGGACTGCTCCAGGACAACATGCTACAGGGCACAGAAATTGGTATGTTAGCCAAGGCTTTTCTTGACCAAGGGAAACTCATTCCAAATGATGTTACGACTCGGCTGAGGCCCTTCACGAACTGAAAAATCTCACCTAATATAGCTGGTTGTCCAAGGACACTGCCATAGGCAGAAGCCCTAGATGAGCTTATCAGATAGACACAATGATTAACTCGTATGTGCCCTTTGAGGGCATTTAAACAACACTTCACTGCCTGCTATTCATCCAGCCGGTGGCGGAGTCTGCTACATTGAATTCAACCCTCCCCAAACTGTGGGCATTGCTGATCTGACTGGGAGGCCTCTCATTCAGCCTGAGGATGATAGACCAGAGACACAGTTATCAAGAGACTGAAGATTTATGGAGCCAGTCCCagaatttaccagaaaaaaaggaTGTTGGAAACACTCTCCAGAGCAGAATCCAACAAGATTTAACACTATGTTTATGCTTTCCTACAAACTAAAGTTccaaaaataaagcagaaagcCCCAGTTACTCCATGAGGAGAAATGATTATAACTAGTAAGATGAGCAGAACCTCCTTATCCTTGGATTTAGAAGCTCCTTTTCCTAAGAATGGAGGATATGTAAATAAGAATGTATGCATGTCTAAGAATGTATGCATGtataaattctttgaaaattatattatttattctggATACTAATGATGTGCCAAATGAATCAGGTACTGATTCATCTTTTGAAATCATCTAATGTGTTTTATCCAGTTACCTTCTAGCAGTGTGCAATTCAAAAACATCAGCAGTGtctaaacttttaaaacatcTGTTAGAGCAAAATTAAAAGAGCAAttagtagtctttttttttttcagtaagagTAAGTGGTTgataaaattttcatatttttctggaaaagcttttaaaagttatatgtcatttggggaaaatatctcAAAAGTTTTTGCATAGAGATATTTCTAGCCCTGTGGAACATGGATTTGTGAGACATCATGTCTATAAAATTCCAGAAAACCAGCAACTGGATTTAGAGATCTGTTACAAGATGCAAATTCACTGCTGCCTTTACACCAAGACATTTATAAGCTAACCATATtgctatatttattttgttgttaaatGTATCTTCAGTTTACTCAGAATTTTCAATTTGCTATACAATTATCAATTAGCATATG
The nucleotide sequence above comes from Macaca nemestrina isolate mMacNem1 chromosome 4, mMacNem.hap1, whole genome shotgun sequence. Encoded proteins:
- the LOC105475688 gene encoding kelch-like protein 7 isoform X4; amino-acid sequence: MAASGVEKNSKKKTEKKLAAREEAKLLAGFMGVMNNMRKQKTLCDVILMVQERKIPAHRVVLAAASHFFNLMFTTNMLESKSFEVELKDAEPDIIEQLVEFAYTARISVNSNNVQSLLDAANQYQIEPVKKMCVDFLKEQVDASNCLGEAEKVDQSLPECGMLLAM